ACAGCGTGGCCGAAGGCGACACTGTTGTGATTCTGGAGGCCATGAAAATGGAAAACTCCCTGACAACGCCCGTGGCCGGAACGGTCAAGGCCATTGGTTTTTCCGAAGGCGATTCAGTGGCCAAAAACGACGTGCTTTGCGTGATTGCATAAAAACGGAGCAAATGACTTATGAAGATACACGAGTACCAGGCCAAGCAGTTGTTTTCCCAGTACGAGATACCCATTCCCAGGGGCGCGGTGGCTGACAGCCCTGATGCGGCCAAATCCGAAGCCGGCACCCTGGGCGCATTTCCCGTGGCGGTCAAGGCCCAGATTCATGCAGGCGGCCGGGGCAAGGGCGGGGGTGTGAAGATTGCAAAGAATCTGGCTGAAGTGGAAAAATATGCCGGAGATATCATCGGCATGAATCTGGTCACCCCCCAGACCGGATCTGAAGGTCAGCCCGTCAAACGGGTGCTCATAGAAAGCGGACTGGAGATTGAAAAGGAGCTTTACCTGAGCCTGATGACCGACCGGGAATCGGCCGAGGTGCTGATCATGGCCAGCGAGGCCGGGGGAATGGATATTGAAACCGTGGCCGCTGAGACACCTGAGAAAATCATCAAGGTGTATGTCAATCCCCTGTCTGGCATCTATCCTTACCACTGCCGGCAGGCGGCTTTCGGGTTAAACCTGGGAAAGGAATTGCTAAAGCCGTTTTCCCAAATGCTGACCCGGCTCTATAAGCTGCTGATGGAAAAAGACGCCTCC
The Desulfosalsimonas propionicica DNA segment above includes these coding regions:
- the sucC gene encoding ADP-forming succinate--CoA ligase subunit beta gives rise to the protein MKIHEYQAKQLFSQYEIPIPRGAVADSPDAAKSEAGTLGAFPVAVKAQIHAGGRGKGGGVKIAKNLAEVEKYAGDIIGMNLVTPQTGSEGQPVKRVLIESGLEIEKELYLSLMTDRESAEVLIMASEAGGMDIETVAAETPEKIIKVYVNPLSGIYPYHCRQAAFGLNLGKELLKPFSQMLTRLYKLLMEKDASLVEINPLVITRDQELIALDAKINFDDNALYRQKDVAEMRDLDEEDPLDVEASKYNLNYINLDGTVGNMVNGAGLAMAVMDTIKLAGAEPANFLDVGGGATAEMIENGFRIILSDRKVKAILINIFGGILRCDVLAEGVVKAAKNTQIDVPLVVRMEGTNVEEGRQILAESGLEIQTARDLADAGEKVAALV